One window of Hymenobacter sp. BRD128 genomic DNA carries:
- a CDS encoding YihY/virulence factor BrkB family protein: MTKDSSSVQSPPSHRFPWWLELWLLLRRAARELGANDPLRLGAATAFFTSFALPPILIILVQLLGSLYSAHGARVMLLTKLGEVIGSTATGLVAQTVHNVAHASRNRLITWLGFAFLVFIATTLFTVIQHSLNQLWRVRPRRQVSQVSMVARERLRSAGVLLATAGLSVLAFSADAALALFADFVSDFDPTFAFYVIWVLNLLVSLLILAAWCGFVFRTLSAAKVPWRAVRRGALLTAVLIELGERALGQLLVGRDLGPIYGPAASSVLVLLFVFYSAMIFYFGAAFTWAYAHHVGLDIRPKKTAVRYRLVNINEEFDRPNEELPKK; encoded by the coding sequence ATGACCAAGGATTCTTCTTCCGTTCAGTCACCACCGTCGCACCGCTTTCCGTGGTGGCTGGAGCTGTGGCTGCTGCTGCGGCGCGCCGCCCGCGAGCTCGGTGCCAACGACCCGCTGCGGCTAGGGGCGGCCACGGCATTCTTCACCTCCTTTGCGCTGCCGCCCATTCTTATCATCCTGGTGCAGCTGCTGGGCTCGCTTTATTCGGCCCACGGCGCCCGCGTGATGCTGCTCACCAAGCTCGGTGAGGTCATTGGCAGCACCGCCACCGGCCTCGTGGCCCAAACCGTGCACAACGTGGCCCACGCCAGCCGCAACCGGCTCATCACCTGGCTAGGCTTCGCGTTCCTGGTGTTTATCGCCACTACGCTCTTTACCGTTATCCAACACTCGCTCAATCAGTTGTGGCGCGTGCGACCCCGGCGGCAAGTAAGCCAGGTGTCGATGGTGGCGCGCGAGCGGCTGCGCTCGGCGGGCGTGCTGCTGGCCACGGCGGGCCTGTCGGTACTGGCTTTTTCGGCCGATGCGGCCCTGGCGCTCTTCGCCGATTTCGTGTCTGATTTTGACCCCACGTTTGCGTTCTACGTTATCTGGGTGCTCAATCTGCTGGTGAGCCTGCTCATTCTGGCCGCGTGGTGCGGCTTCGTTTTTCGCACCCTGAGCGCCGCCAAAGTGCCCTGGCGGGCCGTGCGGCGCGGGGCGCTGCTCACGGCCGTGCTCATCGAGCTGGGCGAGCGGGCGCTGGGCCAGCTGCTGGTGGGCCGCGACCTGGGGCCCATCTACGGGCCGGCGGCCAGTTCGGTGCTGGTGCTGCTGTTCGTGTTCTACTCGGCCATGATTTTCTATTTCGGGGCCGCGTTTACCTGGGCCTACGCGCACCACGTGGGGCTCGATATCCGGCCCAAGAAAACTGCCGTGCGCTACCGGCTGGTGAATATTAACGAGGAGTTTGACAGGCCGAATGAGGAACTACCCAAAAAATAA
- a CDS encoding DUF2062 domain-containing protein: protein MTITSISATGVRAVPEPPPRTWIQRRLVDPFLSLLKAGLAPGSLALTAGLGVAFGLAPTFGITTLVSTAVALRLKLNVAAMQLVCHVLSPVQLILLLPFLRWGATLLGQGREVAHLSMAQIRHMVKIDGWSHVLHLLWRAELGALMIWAVASVPVVLGLYVALRPLFKRFITRHEEAEEVTVAA, encoded by the coding sequence ATGACTATCACTTCCATCTCCGCCACCGGGGTGCGGGCCGTGCCCGAGCCCCCGCCCCGCACCTGGATTCAGCGCCGGCTGGTCGACCCATTTCTGAGCCTGCTCAAGGCGGGCCTGGCGCCCGGCAGCCTGGCCCTCACGGCGGGCCTGGGCGTGGCCTTTGGGCTAGCGCCGACGTTTGGCATTACTACGCTCGTGAGCACGGCCGTGGCCCTGCGCCTGAAACTCAACGTGGCCGCCATGCAGCTGGTGTGCCACGTGCTAAGCCCGGTGCAACTCATTCTGCTACTGCCGTTTCTGCGCTGGGGGGCTACCCTGCTCGGGCAGGGCCGCGAGGTAGCGCACCTGAGCATGGCTCAAATCAGGCACATGGTAAAAATAGACGGCTGGAGCCACGTGCTGCACCTGCTGTGGCGGGCCGAGCTGGGCGCCCTCATGATATGGGCCGTCGCCTCGGTGCCGGTGGTGCTGGGGCTGTACGTGGCCCTGCGCCCCTTGTTCAAGCGGTTTATTACCCGTCACGAAGAAGCCGAAGAAGTGACCGTGGCGGCGTAA
- a CDS encoding SseB family protein — protein MDENARPAFYQALLQEHILMVLAPDENVGTGEVQLTEGQQIQLQVLQDGRLPIFTSEARLSDGGMDASTIAWTPIPGQAFFAMTQGQDCVLNPFSPAGKLLPAAEIQALLTGQLTQGGGLPSDAQVTLSAPELPEGLAGSLAQFGAENADIKAIYVAQMQLVGDDSQPPRLLLGFDTISHDPSLCSSSAPPSKAAPARSSTSI, from the coding sequence GTGGATGAGAATGCCCGCCCGGCCTTCTACCAGGCGCTGCTGCAGGAGCATATTCTGATGGTGCTGGCCCCCGACGAAAACGTGGGCACCGGCGAGGTGCAGCTCACCGAAGGTCAGCAGATTCAGCTGCAGGTATTGCAGGATGGGCGCCTGCCCATCTTCACCTCCGAAGCGCGCCTCAGCGACGGCGGCATGGACGCCAGCACTATCGCCTGGACGCCCATTCCCGGCCAGGCGTTTTTTGCCATGACCCAGGGCCAGGACTGCGTGCTGAACCCCTTCTCGCCGGCCGGCAAGCTGCTGCCCGCCGCCGAAATTCAGGCCCTGCTCACGGGCCAGCTCACCCAGGGTGGCGGCCTGCCCAGCGATGCCCAGGTAACGCTGAGCGCACCCGAGCTGCCCGAGGGCCTGGCCGGGTCGCTAGCCCAGTTTGGCGCCGAAAATGCCGACATCAAGGCGATTTACGTGGCGCAGATGCAGCTGGTGGGCGACGACAGCCAACCGCCGCGCCTGCTGCTCGGCTTCGATACCATCAGCCACGACCCGAGTTTATGCAGCAGCTCGGCCCCGCCCTCGAAGGCCGCACCGGCACGTTCCAGCACGTCGATTTGA
- a CDS encoding cytochrome c codes for MRLLSPAVVLALLGLLALPSCFTNKQHQGERLYGQHCASCHGEQGQGIGQLVPPLAGSDYVAQHPGQLACIVRVGLKGPITVNGVGYDQLMLGVQDTTTHHQLSPAQITNLLNFIESHWGNHPGPAGRRTIAGTEAELRACGER; via the coding sequence ATGCGCCTCCTTTCGCCAGCGGTAGTTCTTGCGCTGCTCGGCCTGCTAGCCTTGCCCAGCTGCTTCACCAATAAGCAGCACCAGGGCGAGCGCCTCTACGGGCAGCACTGCGCCAGCTGCCACGGCGAGCAGGGCCAGGGCATCGGGCAGCTTGTGCCGCCGCTGGCGGGGTCCGACTACGTGGCGCAGCACCCCGGCCAGCTCGCCTGCATTGTGCGGGTAGGGCTGAAAGGGCCGATTACGGTAAATGGCGTGGGCTACGACCAGCTGATGCTGGGCGTGCAGGACACGACCACCCACCACCAGCTGTCGCCCGCCCAGATTACCAATCTGCTTAACTTTATTGAGAGCCACTGGGGCAACCACCCCGGGCCGGCCGGCCGGCGCACCATTGCCGGCACCGAGGCCGAGCTGCGCGCCTGTGGCGAGCGCTAG
- a CDS encoding SCO family protein, whose translation MFLKYLPLAGLLALAACGPSTPATDDTGIADVHMDAQEDSTSATLPYLGAEGKKPVLAFSLPDQEGKIVSTKSLAGKVYVTDFFFATCPGICPKMQSELLRVYKQFAANPNVVFVSFTIDPEHDTQPVLADYARRLGVNAPASTWRFVRTPDRPAAYKLANSYLAAAETDLKAPGGIAHSGALALVDDQGYVRGTYDGLNAAAVNRLIRQLPVLLAEVNARKATAAR comes from the coding sequence ATGTTTTTAAAATACCTGCCCCTCGCAGGCCTGCTCGCCCTGGCGGCCTGCGGCCCCAGCACCCCGGCCACCGACGATACCGGCATTGCCGACGTGCACATGGATGCCCAGGAAGACTCAACTTCGGCCACCCTGCCCTATCTCGGAGCCGAAGGCAAAAAGCCGGTGCTGGCCTTCAGCCTGCCCGACCAGGAAGGCAAAATAGTTTCGACGAAAAGCTTGGCGGGCAAGGTTTACGTGACCGATTTTTTCTTCGCCACCTGCCCCGGCATTTGCCCCAAAATGCAGAGCGAGCTGCTGCGCGTCTACAAGCAGTTTGCCGCTAACCCCAACGTGGTGTTCGTGTCGTTCACCATCGACCCCGAGCACGACACCCAGCCCGTGCTGGCCGACTACGCCCGCCGGCTAGGGGTAAATGCGCCCGCTAGCACCTGGCGCTTTGTGCGCACCCCCGACCGCCCCGCTGCCTACAAGCTAGCCAACAGCTACCTGGCCGCCGCCGAAACCGACCTGAAAGCGCCCGGCGGCATTGCCCACAGCGGCGCGCTGGCTCTCGTCGATGACCAGGGCTACGTGCGCGGCACCTACGACGGCCTCAATGCCGCCGCCGTCAACCGCCTCATCCGCCAGCTGCCCGTGCTGCTGGCCGAAGTAAATGCCCGCAAAGCCACCGCCGCCCGGTAA
- a CDS encoding aldo/keto reductase: protein MQTRQLGRSGLTVSALGLGCMGMSDFYGQRDDAESLRTLARALELGVNFFDTADMYGPYTNEELLGRFFSEDKTRRQKVVLATKFGIVRDVNDPTKRGISGRPEYVRQAAEGSLKRLGTDHIDLYYQHRVDPSVPIEETVGAMSRLVEEGKVRFLGLSEAGAETIRRAHATHPISALQTEYSLWSRDVEVEILPALRELGIGLVPYSPLGRGFLTGEIQKFEDFAPDDYRRHSPRFQGENFDKNLKLVSHLRDLAQSKGVTASQLALAWVLAQGDDLAPIPGTKRVKYLEENVGALDVQLSADELRHLDELLPLGAAAGTRYPEAMMAAVGR from the coding sequence ATGCAAACCCGCCAACTCGGCCGCTCCGGCCTCACCGTTTCGGCCCTCGGCCTCGGCTGCATGGGCATGTCCGATTTCTACGGCCAGCGCGACGACGCCGAAAGCCTACGCACCCTAGCCCGCGCGCTGGAGCTGGGTGTCAATTTCTTCGACACGGCCGACATGTACGGTCCCTACACCAACGAAGAGCTGCTCGGCCGCTTTTTCAGCGAAGACAAAACCCGCCGCCAAAAAGTGGTGCTAGCCACCAAATTCGGCATCGTGCGCGATGTCAATGACCCCACCAAGCGCGGCATCAGCGGCCGGCCCGAGTACGTGCGGCAGGCGGCCGAGGGCAGCCTCAAGCGCCTGGGTACCGACCATATTGACCTCTACTACCAGCACCGCGTGGACCCCAGCGTGCCCATCGAAGAAACCGTGGGCGCCATGAGCCGCCTCGTGGAGGAAGGCAAAGTGCGTTTCCTAGGCTTGAGCGAGGCCGGCGCCGAGACTATCCGCCGCGCCCACGCCACGCACCCCATTTCGGCCCTGCAAACCGAGTACAGCCTCTGGAGCCGCGACGTGGAGGTAGAAATTTTGCCCGCGCTGCGCGAGCTGGGCATCGGCTTGGTGCCGTACTCGCCGCTGGGCCGGGGCTTCCTGACCGGCGAAATCCAGAAGTTTGAAGACTTCGCCCCAGATGATTACCGCCGCCACTCGCCCCGCTTCCAGGGCGAAAACTTCGATAAAAACCTCAAGCTGGTAAGCCACCTGCGCGACCTTGCCCAGAGCAAAGGCGTCACGGCTAGCCAGCTGGCCCTGGCCTGGGTGCTGGCCCAGGGCGACGACCTGGCGCCCATCCCCGGCACCAAGCGCGTGAAATACCTCGAAGAAAACGTGGGCGCCCTGGATGTGCAGCTTAGCGCTGATGAGCTACGCCACCTCGACGAGCTGTTGCCGCTCGGGGCCGCCGCCGGCACCCGCTACCCCGAGGCTATGATGGCGGCCGTGGGCCGTTAA
- a CDS encoding prolipoprotein diacylglyceryl transferase: MHYPVELAWGSFRLPVHLLCEVLAYSLGYRFYTYLRARTADRISDQGRQWIFVGAAAGALLGSRLLGLLEHPAELLHPPGGWLYYFTNKTIVGGFLGGLVGVELLKKRLGITSSSGDLMVFPLALGLAIGRLGCHFSGLEDGTYGSATRLPWGIDFGDGVRRHPTNLYEIGFLMLLASLLWLLERRQPLPNGRRFELFLSAYLLFRLLIEFFKPTVALPGLGLTAIQWACVAGLGYYVWLWVRPVTVKYRPI; this comes from the coding sequence ATGCACTACCCCGTTGAGCTGGCCTGGGGCTCCTTCCGCCTACCCGTGCATCTACTGTGCGAGGTGCTGGCCTATTCGCTAGGGTACCGCTTTTACACTTACCTGCGCGCCCGCACCGCCGACCGTATCAGCGACCAGGGCCGGCAGTGGATATTCGTGGGCGCCGCGGCCGGCGCGCTGCTCGGCTCGCGTCTGCTCGGCCTGCTCGAACACCCTGCCGAGCTGCTGCACCCGCCCGGCGGCTGGCTCTATTATTTCACCAATAAAACTATCGTGGGCGGCTTCCTGGGCGGTTTGGTAGGGGTGGAGCTGCTGAAAAAACGCCTTGGCATCACCAGCAGCAGCGGCGACCTCATGGTGTTTCCGCTGGCGCTGGGGCTAGCCATCGGCCGGCTCGGCTGCCACTTCAGCGGCCTTGAAGATGGCACCTACGGCTCCGCTACGCGCCTGCCCTGGGGCATCGATTTTGGCGATGGCGTCCGGCGCCACCCCACCAACCTCTACGAAATCGGGTTTTTGATGCTGCTGGCTAGCCTGCTCTGGCTGCTGGAGCGCCGTCAGCCACTGCCTAACGGCCGCCGCTTCGAGCTATTTTTGAGCGCGTACCTGCTGTTTCGCTTACTAATAGAATTTTTCAAGCCTACAGTGGCGCTGCCGGGCCTGGGTCTCACGGCGATACAGTGGGCGTGCGTGGCAGGGCTAGGGTATTATGTTTGGCTGTGGGTGCGGCCGGTTACTGTAAAGTACCGCCCGATATAA
- a CDS encoding radical SAM protein: MPERPYTYYDFTLSLCPQCLRRIEAKIVFEDGNVFMLKRCPEHGRQKVRIATDIEYYKSIRNYVKPSETPRRFNMATHYGCPYDCGLCTDHEQHSCLTVIEVTDRCNLTCPTCYAESSPTHGRHRTLAEIEAMVDLVVANEGEPDVVQISGGEPTLHPQFWEILDMCKRKPIKHLMVNTNGVRLAKDEAFVARLATYAGAFEVYLQFDSFREDVLLAMRGRDLREVRQQAIAHLNKYNLSTTLVVTLQKGLNDDEMGDIIDYALKQRCVRGVTFQPTQAAGRLDNFNPETDSFSLTEVRQGIIDQSPVFTAADLLPVPCNPDALAMAYALKLDGEVFPLTRYVEPADLLQSGGNTIVYERDPRLRQHLLKLFSTANTVDTVVPEINQLLCCLPQVSAPNLGYDNLFRIIILQFMDAWNFDVRAVKKSCVHIVSKDLKIIPFETMNIFYRDQEKLARLEELRGERIEII, from the coding sequence ATGCCCGAACGCCCCTACACCTACTACGACTTCACCCTGAGTTTATGCCCGCAGTGCTTGCGGCGTATTGAGGCTAAAATCGTCTTTGAGGACGGCAACGTGTTCATGCTCAAGCGCTGCCCCGAGCACGGGCGGCAAAAGGTGCGCATCGCCACCGATATTGAGTACTACAAAAGCATTCGCAACTACGTGAAGCCCAGCGAGACGCCGCGCCGCTTCAACATGGCCACGCACTACGGCTGCCCCTACGACTGCGGCCTCTGCACCGACCACGAGCAGCACTCCTGCCTCACCGTGATTGAGGTGACGGACCGCTGCAACCTCACCTGCCCCACCTGCTACGCCGAAAGCAGCCCCACCCACGGCCGCCACCGCACCCTAGCCGAAATAGAGGCGATGGTAGACCTGGTAGTGGCCAACGAAGGCGAGCCCGACGTGGTGCAGATTTCGGGTGGCGAGCCCACGCTGCACCCGCAGTTCTGGGAGATTCTGGATATGTGCAAGCGCAAGCCCATCAAGCACTTGATGGTGAACACTAACGGTGTGCGGCTAGCCAAGGATGAGGCTTTTGTGGCGCGGCTAGCCACCTACGCGGGCGCGTTCGAGGTGTACTTGCAGTTTGACTCCTTCCGCGAAGACGTGCTGCTGGCCATGCGCGGGCGTGACCTGCGCGAGGTGCGCCAGCAGGCCATTGCTCATCTCAACAAGTACAACCTCAGCACCACGCTGGTCGTGACCCTGCAAAAGGGCCTCAACGACGACGAGATGGGCGACATCATCGACTACGCGCTGAAGCAGCGCTGCGTGCGCGGCGTCACGTTTCAGCCCACCCAGGCCGCCGGCCGGCTCGATAATTTCAACCCCGAAACCGACTCGTTTTCGCTCACCGAGGTGCGCCAGGGCATCATCGACCAGAGCCCGGTTTTCACGGCCGCCGACCTGCTGCCCGTGCCCTGCAACCCCGATGCCTTAGCGATGGCCTACGCCCTGAAGCTCGACGGCGAGGTGTTCCCGCTCACGCGCTACGTCGAGCCCGCCGACCTGCTCCAGAGCGGCGGCAACACCATCGTGTATGAGCGCGACCCGCGCCTGCGCCAGCACCTGCTTAAATTATTCAGCACCGCCAATACCGTAGATACGGTGGTGCCCGAAATCAACCAATTATTATGCTGCCTGCCGCAGGTGTCGGCACCCAATCTGGGCTACGATAATTTATTCCGGATAATTATTCTGCAATTCATGGACGCCTGGAATTTCGACGTGCGCGCCGTGAAGAAGTCCTGCGTGCACATCGTGAGCAAGGATTTGAAAATCATTCCGTTCGAAACGATGAATATTTTTTACCGCGACCAGGAGAAGCTGGCGCGGCTAGAGGAGTTGCGAGGCGAGCGCATCGAAATTATTTAG
- the mutM gene encoding DNA-formamidopyrimidine glycosylase yields the protein MPELPEVETYRRFIDEVAVGQTITGLEVFDKHVLAVPEDELRAALLGRTITGTNRLGKNCFLELDNGRLLVLHFGMTGDIGAYRDAPDAPRFTRVAWQLSDTGLNLAFIDPRKFGRIRLADSAEAYQKAKKLGPDALQITAAELHQKLSRRKVFVKPLLLNQSLTAGLGNWIVDEVLFQAKIHPERLGNSITKKEATALHAAIQLVLTTAIRHEANYRHFPKSFLIHAREWDDSATPGTDAHLFCPRHTKVKIEKFYVGGRATYICPVCQSALS from the coding sequence ATGCCCGAATTACCCGAAGTCGAAACCTACCGCCGCTTTATCGATGAAGTGGCCGTGGGCCAGACCATTACCGGCCTCGAAGTATTTGATAAACACGTGCTAGCCGTGCCCGAAGATGAGCTGCGCGCCGCCCTGCTAGGCCGCACCATTACCGGTACCAATCGGCTAGGCAAAAACTGCTTTTTAGAGTTAGATAACGGCCGCCTGTTAGTGCTACACTTTGGCATGACTGGCGACATCGGCGCCTACCGCGACGCGCCCGATGCCCCACGCTTCACCCGAGTAGCTTGGCAACTCAGCGATACTGGCTTGAATTTAGCCTTTATCGACCCGCGCAAGTTCGGCCGCATCCGCCTGGCCGACAGCGCCGAAGCCTACCAGAAAGCCAAGAAGCTCGGTCCCGACGCCTTGCAAATAACGGCCGCCGAGCTGCACCAGAAACTCAGCCGCCGCAAGGTGTTCGTCAAGCCCCTGCTGCTCAACCAGAGCCTCACCGCCGGCCTCGGCAACTGGATAGTGGACGAGGTGCTGTTTCAGGCCAAAATTCACCCCGAGCGGCTGGGCAATTCCATCACCAAAAAGGAAGCCACGGCCCTGCACGCCGCCATTCAGCTGGTGCTGACCACGGCCATCAGGCACGAGGCCAATTACCGGCATTTCCCGAAGTCGTTTCTCATCCACGCCCGCGAGTGGGACGACTCGGCCACGCCGGGCACCGATGCACACCTGTTTTGCCCACGCCATACGAAAGTAAAAATCGAGAAATTTTACGTGGGCGGCCGGGCTACGTACATCTGCCCGGTGTGCCAGTCGGCACTAAGTTAA
- a CDS encoding membrane-binding protein — MLSRSFRRLAVVLGLPALLLGAAAAPASAQAPRATDMPASQAEGIIREITDAVGLQPRFELRATTQVDNAAAVVYGGRRYLLYNPRFLAAVNRAGHTDWAGISILAHEMGHHLNGHTLRAGGSQPQDELEADEFSGFVLRRLGASLAQAQAAMAAVSPEEGSATHPGRAPRLAAISRGWSRATAQITASTKAGSAQPSAQPVALAPRPVRQSSAPTRYGMASDDDASSAAEALARGASNEPVRVVGQLTFRDNPDVPFYLTSALNVVRLADESSTDETGAVREAEVVGHLRRTGNAAFPFILEDGQQRPLYVTPRGDVYNKEGQRVAKLRDPS; from the coding sequence ATGCTTTCCCGTTCTTTTCGCCGGCTAGCCGTTGTGCTGGGATTACCGGCCCTGCTGCTGGGCGCCGCCGCGGCCCCCGCCAGCGCCCAGGCCCCGCGCGCCACCGATATGCCGGCCAGCCAGGCCGAGGGCATTATCCGTGAGATTACCGACGCCGTGGGCTTGCAGCCGCGCTTCGAACTGCGCGCCACCACGCAGGTCGATAATGCGGCCGCCGTGGTCTACGGCGGGCGGCGTTACCTGCTCTACAATCCCAGATTTCTGGCGGCCGTGAACCGCGCCGGCCACACCGACTGGGCCGGCATCAGCATCCTGGCCCACGAAATGGGCCACCACCTCAATGGCCACACCCTGCGCGCCGGCGGCTCGCAGCCGCAGGATGAGTTGGAAGCCGACGAGTTTTCGGGCTTCGTACTGCGTCGGCTAGGGGCTAGCCTGGCCCAGGCGCAGGCCGCCATGGCCGCCGTGTCGCCCGAGGAAGGCTCGGCCACGCACCCCGGCCGGGCCCCGCGCCTGGCGGCCATCAGCCGGGGCTGGAGCCGCGCCACGGCCCAGATTACGGCCAGCACCAAGGCGGGCAGCGCGCAGCCTTCGGCCCAGCCGGTGGCCCTGGCGCCGCGCCCGGTGCGGCAATCCAGCGCTCCCACGCGCTACGGGATGGCTAGCGACGATGATGCCAGTAGCGCGGCCGAGGCCTTGGCGCGGGGCGCCAGCAATGAGCCCGTGCGCGTAGTGGGCCAGCTTACCTTTCGCGACAACCCCGACGTACCCTTCTACCTCACCAGCGCCCTGAATGTGGTGCGCCTGGCCGATGAAAGCAGCACCGACGAGACTGGCGCCGTGCGCGAGGCTGAAGTAGTGGGCCACCTGCGCCGCACCGGCAACGCCGCCTTCCCGTTTATCCTTGAAGACGGCCAGCAGCGCCCGCTCTACGTTACGCCCCGCGGCGATGTCTACAACAAGGAAGGCCAGCGCGTGGCCAAGCTGCGCGACCCTTCGTAA
- a CDS encoding polyphosphate kinase 2 family protein, protein MASATSATTPAVRVQPATLLRLADIDPATNAPFDHKKKAEKRLEELRAQLSDYQEKLYAEHRQSVLLVFQAMDTGGKDGTIRNLLTGVNPAGVEVSAFKQPSAEELNHDFLWRIHQHTPGRGHIGVFNRSHYEDVLVTRVHGLIEPFAWQQRYQDIVNFEQLLTRNGTRVLKFFLHISKQEQATRLQARLDNAKKRWKYEPGDLKERQLWDAYQVAYQEALAATSTAECPWYVIPANDKRARDQAVAEIVVAALAEMNPQPPAATFDVAAQVIE, encoded by the coding sequence ATGGCATCAGCCACCTCCGCTACTACGCCCGCCGTGCGCGTGCAGCCCGCCACTCTACTGCGCTTGGCCGACATCGACCCCGCCACTAATGCGCCTTTCGACCACAAAAAGAAAGCTGAAAAACGCCTCGAAGAGCTGCGCGCCCAGCTCAGCGACTACCAGGAAAAGCTTTATGCCGAGCACCGCCAGAGCGTGCTGCTCGTGTTTCAGGCCATGGACACGGGTGGGAAGGACGGCACCATCCGCAACCTGCTCACGGGCGTAAATCCGGCCGGGGTCGAGGTTTCGGCCTTTAAGCAGCCTAGCGCGGAGGAGCTGAACCACGATTTTTTGTGGCGCATTCACCAGCACACGCCGGGGCGGGGGCACATTGGGGTGTTCAACCGCTCGCACTACGAAGATGTGCTCGTGACGCGCGTGCACGGCCTCATCGAGCCCTTTGCCTGGCAGCAGCGCTACCAGGATATTGTCAATTTTGAGCAGCTGCTCACGCGCAATGGCACGCGGGTACTCAAGTTTTTCCTGCACATCTCGAAGCAGGAGCAGGCCACCCGCCTGCAAGCCCGCCTCGACAACGCCAAAAAGCGCTGGAAATACGAGCCCGGCGACCTCAAGGAGCGCCAGCTCTGGGATGCCTACCAGGTGGCCTACCAGGAGGCGCTAGCCGCCACTTCCACGGCCGAATGCCCGTGGTACGTCATCCCGGCCAATGATAAGCGCGCCCGTGACCAGGCCGTAGCCGAAATCGTGGTAGCTGCCCTGGCCGAAATGAACCCGCAGCCGCCCGCCGCCACCTTCGATGTAGCTGCCCAAGTAATAGAATAG